A single window of Martelella sp. NC20 DNA harbors:
- the chvE gene encoding multiple monosaccharide ABC transporter substrate-binding protein, translating into MRKIISMLAAASVVAVAIGAPAIAADKGYVGIAMPTKGLDRWNKDGASMVEQFEAAGYKTDLQYAENEIPQQLSQIENMITKGVTVLVVAAIDGGSLSGPLANAGAAGIPVIAYDRLILNTPDVDYYATFDNYKVGVLQGNSLVAGLKERFPDTKPWNVELFGGSPDDNNAYFFYNGAMSVIQPLIDSGDIVIPSGQMGMDKIGTLNWSNAAAQARMDNLLSAYYTDKPLHGVYASNDDLAMGSISSLKGIGYGSGDMKMPIITGQDSNLPNVKAIVDGDQYSSIFKDTRKLAGVTVGMVEAIGEGKEPEVNDTSTYNNGEKDVPSYLLEPVIVTQDNWKQILVDDSGYYTMQQIEN; encoded by the coding sequence ATGCGGAAGATTATCTCAATGCTTGCAGCCGCTTCGGTGGTGGCTGTCGCGATCGGCGCACCGGCGATCGCCGCCGACAAGGGCTATGTCGGCATCGCCATGCCGACCAAGGGCCTTGACCGCTGGAACAAGGACGGCGCGTCCATGGTCGAGCAGTTCGAGGCGGCCGGCTACAAGACCGACCTGCAATATGCTGAAAACGAAATCCCCCAGCAGCTTTCGCAGATCGAGAACATGATCACCAAGGGCGTCACCGTTCTCGTGGTCGCGGCGATCGACGGCGGCTCGCTCAGCGGCCCGCTCGCCAATGCGGGCGCCGCCGGCATTCCGGTGATCGCCTATGACCGGCTGATCCTCAACACGCCCGATGTCGATTATTACGCGACCTTCGATAACTACAAGGTTGGCGTGTTGCAGGGCAACAGCCTGGTGGCGGGCCTGAAAGAGCGCTTCCCCGACACCAAGCCCTGGAATGTCGAGCTTTTCGGCGGTTCGCCGGACGATAACAACGCCTATTTCTTCTATAACGGCGCGATGTCGGTCATCCAGCCGCTGATCGATTCCGGCGATATCGTGATCCCGTCCGGCCAGATGGGCATGGACAAGATCGGGACGCTGAACTGGTCGAACGCCGCCGCCCAGGCGCGCATGGACAACCTGTTGTCGGCCTATTACACCGACAAGCCGCTACACGGCGTCTATGCCTCCAACGATGACCTTGCCATGGGATCGATCTCGTCGCTGAAGGGTATCGGCTACGGTTCCGGCGACATGAAGATGCCGATCATTACCGGCCAGGACAGCAATCTGCCGAACGTCAAGGCGATCGTCGACGGCGACCAGTATTCCTCGATCTTCAAGGATACCCGCAAGCTCGCCGGCGTCACCGTCGGCATGGTGGAAGCCATCGGCGAAGGCAAGGAGCCGGAAGTCAACGACACCAGCACCTATAACAACGGCGAGAAAGACGTGCCGTCCTACCTGCTGGAACCGGTGATCGTCACCCAGGACAACTGGAAGCAGATCCTGGTCGATGACAGCGGCTATTACACCATGCAGCAGATCGAGAACTGA
- the chvE gene encoding multiple monosaccharide ABC transporter substrate-binding protein, whose product MKLVVSALAVAAMTVASFAVPAFAQDKGTIGIAMPTKSSARWISDGESMVAQFKEAGYDTDLQYAEDNIPNQLSQIENMITKGVDALVIASIDGTTLSNALANAAAAGIPVVAYDRLIRESPDVDYYATFDNFQVGVLQAESLVDGLNQRFPDGKPWNVELFGGSPDDNNAYFFYDGAMSVLQPMIDSGDIVIPSGQMGMNQVGTLRWDGAEAQARMDNLLSANYTDSEVNGVLSPYDGLSIGILSSLKGVGYGSGDQKMPIVTGQDAEIPSVKSIIADEQYSTVFKDTRELARVTVGMVDALLAGGEPEINDTKTYDNGVKVVPSYLLSPVSVDASNWEEILVDQSGYYTLDQLK is encoded by the coding sequence ATGAAATTGGTAGTTTCCGCACTTGCCGTTGCGGCAATGACGGTTGCGTCGTTTGCCGTGCCGGCCTTTGCGCAGGACAAGGGCACGATCGGGATCGCGATGCCGACGAAATCGTCGGCCCGGTGGATTTCGGACGGTGAGTCCATGGTCGCACAGTTCAAAGAGGCTGGCTACGACACCGACCTGCAATATGCTGAGGACAATATTCCTAACCAGCTTTCGCAGATCGAAAACATGATTACCAAGGGCGTCGATGCGCTGGTGATCGCCTCGATCGACGGCACCACGCTTTCCAACGCGCTTGCAAACGCCGCAGCCGCCGGCATTCCGGTGGTCGCCTATGACCGGCTGATCCGCGAGAGCCCGGATGTCGACTATTACGCCACATTTGACAATTTCCAGGTCGGCGTGCTTCAGGCCGAGAGCCTGGTCGACGGTCTGAATCAGCGCTTCCCCGATGGCAAGCCCTGGAATGTCGAGCTGTTCGGCGGCTCGCCGGACGACAACAATGCCTATTTCTTCTATGATGGCGCGATGTCGGTGCTGCAGCCGATGATCGATTCCGGCGATATCGTCATCCCGTCCGGCCAGATGGGCATGAACCAGGTCGGCACGCTGCGCTGGGATGGCGCGGAAGCGCAGGCCCGGATGGATAATCTTCTGTCGGCCAACTATACCGACAGTGAGGTCAACGGTGTGCTTTCGCCCTATGACGGCCTTTCGATCGGTATCCTGTCCTCGCTGAAGGGCGTGGGCTACGGTTCTGGTGATCAGAAGATGCCGATCGTGACCGGTCAGGATGCCGAAATTCCCTCGGTCAAGTCGATCATCGCCGACGAACAGTATTCGACGGTGTTCAAGGATACGCGCGAGCTTGCCCGCGTGACAGTTGGCATGGTTGATGCCCTGCTGGCCGGCGGCGAGCCGGAAATCAACGACACCAAGACATACGACAATGGCGTCAAGGTGGTCCCGTCCTATCTGCTGTCGCCGGTCTCGGTCGATGCCTCCAACTGGGAGGAAATCCTGGTCGATCAGAGCGGCTATTACACCCTTGACCAGCTTAAGTAG
- a CDS encoding DUF6538 domain-containing protein has translation MFSTFVNPKTGRFKRELTVSLRTTDPRQAKRRDLQQAAATNELLEALRLFLANPKDHPATPQAPVLEG, from the coding sequence GTGTTTTCAACTTTCGTCAATCCGAAGACGGGACGCTTCAAGCGAGAACTGACCGTATCCCTCCGGACCACAGACCCACGACAGGCAAAGCGGCGAGACCTGCAACAGGCGGCGGCGACCAACGAGCTGCTTGAGGCGCTGCGGCTCTTTCTTGCCAATCCCAAAGATCACCCCGCTACCCCTCAAGCACCGGTGCTTGAGGGGTAG
- a CDS encoding transposase, producing MFAPWYYNAQAVVDADGTQLIVATNVATTPSDQPTFVETMALIDAELGTPKRVLGDAGYASGEAVTALKARGIEPLVAISSTQPQRPYDFRPPPDKDKPPRAIKDPWRIEMKEALETKEGRAMHKLRKQTVEPVFGILKSALGFRNSRLRGLEKVKSEWSLVALACNVKRMAKLRAETA from the coding sequence ATCTTCGCGCCTTGGTATTATAACGCACAGGCCGTTGTCGACGCCGACGGCACCCAACTGATTGTCGCCACGAATGTCGCCACCACGCCGAGCGATCAGCCGACCTTCGTGGAGACAATGGCGTTGATCGACGCGGAGCTTGGCACACCGAAGCGGGTTCTGGGTGATGCCGGTTATGCCAGCGGCGAAGCGGTCACGGCATTGAAGGCCCGGGGCATCGAACCACTGGTGGCGATTTCGTCCACACAGCCCCAGCGGCCCTATGACTTCCGTCCACCGCCGGACAAGGACAAACCGCCGCGGGCGATCAAGGACCCCTGGAGGATCGAGATGAAAGAGGCGCTGGAAACAAAGGAGGGACGGGCCATGCACAAACTGCGCAAACAGACCGTCGAACCCGTCTTCGGCATCCTCAAATCGGCGCTGGGATTCCGAAACTCCAGGCTTCGTGGCCTCGAAAAGGTCAAAAGCGAATGGAGCCTCGTCGCCTTGGCCTGTAACGTCAAGAGAATGGCCAAGTTGAGGGCCGAAACGGCGTGA
- a CDS encoding ABC transporter permease subunit, translated as MLSAFVRIVLRNSLPGILSTAIYSFLLAWNNYLIALVFLRSDSNFTLPIGLQTFFQQNQADWGPVMACAVIMLLPPVLVFAFLNRFFSIGGVGGALAGK; from the coding sequence ATGTTGAGCGCCTTCGTGCGCATCGTCCTGCGCAATTCGCTGCCGGGTATTCTGTCCACAGCGATCTACAGCTTCCTTCTGGCCTGGAATAACTACCTGATCGCGCTGGTCTTTCTCAGGTCCGATTCCAACTTCACGCTGCCGATCGGACTTCAGACCTTCTTTCAGCAGAACCAGGCCGACTGGGGACCGGTGATGGCCTGTGCCGTCATCATGCTGCTGCCCCCGGTTCTGGTTTTTGCCTTTCTCAATCGTTTCTTCAGCATCGGCGGCGTCGGCGGTGCACTTGCAGGCAAATAG
- a CDS encoding SMP-30/gluconolactonase/LRE family protein yields the protein MKIDILLDVKTTLGEGPVWDVESQRLYFIDSMDGRVFRCTAEGTELRAWDVPGKIGSMALRKDGSGAIVSLDKGFHLLDFESGDCQLLHDPEPGLDTTRLNDGKCDRKGRFFAGSMDMMEEGPKGALYRVDPDLSVTTVDNGIICSNGPCFSPDDRTFYFTDTWTGEVWAYDYDIETGAVSNRRTFTKVDTSNGGAADGATVDAEGYYWLALVYDGRLCRYAPDGTLDREIEMPVKKVTSVQFGGPNLDVLYVTSMAKPPLPRFPGDGVLRGSLFAITGLGVKGLPEPRFAG from the coding sequence ATGAAGATCGACATTTTACTGGACGTGAAGACCACGCTGGGCGAGGGCCCGGTCTGGGACGTGGAGAGCCAGCGGCTCTATTTCATCGACTCGATGGACGGGCGGGTGTTCCGCTGCACCGCCGAAGGTACAGAGCTGCGCGCCTGGGACGTGCCGGGCAAGATCGGATCCATGGCGCTGCGCAAGGACGGCTCCGGCGCCATCGTGTCGCTGGACAAGGGATTCCATCTGCTGGATTTCGAAAGTGGCGACTGCCAGTTGCTGCACGACCCCGAGCCGGGATTGGACACCACCCGTCTCAATGACGGTAAATGCGACCGCAAGGGACGGTTCTTCGCCGGCTCCATGGACATGATGGAAGAGGGCCCGAAAGGCGCGCTCTATCGGGTCGATCCGGACCTGAGCGTCACCACGGTCGACAACGGCATCATCTGCTCGAACGGGCCGTGTTTCTCGCCGGACGACAGGACCTTCTATTTCACCGACACCTGGACAGGCGAGGTCTGGGCCTATGACTACGACATCGAGACCGGTGCGGTTTCGAACCGCCGGACCTTTACGAAGGTCGACACCTCGAACGGCGGCGCGGCGGATGGCGCAACGGTGGACGCGGAGGGATATTACTGGCTGGCACTGGTCTATGACGGGCGGCTCTGCCGCTACGCGCCGGATGGCACGCTTGACCGCGAGATCGAGATGCCGGTGAAGAAGGTGACCAGCGTGCAGTTCGGCGGGCCGAATCTCGATGTGCTCTATGTCACGTCGATGGCCAAGCCGCCACTACCCCGCTTTCCTGGCGACGGCGTTCTGCGCGGCAGCCTTTTCGCGATCACGGGGCTTGGGGTCAAAGGCCTGCCCGAACCGCGCTTTGCGGGTTGA
- a CDS encoding BKACE family enzyme, with translation MPDKVIITCAVTGAIHTPTMSEYLPITPDEIAEAAIGAAEAGAAILHLHARDPKTGKPDQSPEAFAPFLSRIKQSTNAVVNITTGGSPYMTVDERTKPAAHWSPEVASLNMGSMNFGFFPLLAKYKEFKHEWEREHLEGSRDLVFRNSFKDIEYVLETCYGNGTRFEFECYDISHLYNLAHFADRGLVKPPFFVQSVFGLLGGIGTHPEDVMHMKRTAGRLFGSDFRWSVLGAGKDQFRIAAQAVSMGGNIRVGLEDSIWIARGRLAESNAQQVAKARALVEGLGLEIATPDEAREMLALKGGDAVNF, from the coding sequence ATGCCTGACAAGGTGATCATCACCTGCGCCGTGACCGGCGCCATCCATACCCCGACCATGTCGGAATATCTGCCCATCACCCCCGACGAGATCGCCGAGGCCGCCATCGGCGCCGCCGAGGCCGGGGCCGCGATCCTGCATCTGCATGCGCGCGACCCCAAGACCGGCAAGCCCGATCAGTCGCCGGAAGCCTTCGCGCCCTTCCTCAGCCGCATCAAGCAGTCGACGAACGCGGTCGTAAACATTACCACTGGCGGCTCGCCCTATATGACCGTGGACGAGCGCACCAAACCGGCGGCGCATTGGTCGCCCGAAGTCGCCTCGCTCAACATGGGTTCGATGAATTTCGGCTTCTTCCCGCTGTTGGCGAAATACAAGGAATTCAAGCACGAATGGGAACGCGAACACCTTGAGGGCTCGCGCGACCTGGTGTTCCGCAACTCGTTCAAGGACATCGAATATGTGCTCGAGACCTGCTACGGCAACGGCACAAGGTTCGAGTTCGAATGCTACGACATCTCGCATCTCTACAACCTCGCCCATTTCGCCGATCGCGGGCTGGTGAAGCCGCCCTTCTTCGTGCAGTCGGTCTTCGGGCTTCTGGGCGGCATCGGCACCCACCCCGAGGACGTCATGCACATGAAGCGCACCGCCGGCCGGCTGTTCGGCAGCGATTTCCGCTGGTCGGTGCTGGGCGCGGGGAAGGACCAGTTCCGCATCGCTGCCCAGGCGGTCAGCATGGGCGGGAACATCCGCGTCGGGCTGGAGGACAGCATCTGGATTGCGCGCGGCAGGCTGGCGGAGAGCAACGCCCAGCAGGTTGCCAAGGCGCGCGCGCTTGTCGAGGGGCTGGGGCTCGAGATCGCCACCCCGGACGAGGCCCGCGAGATGCTGGCGCTCAAGGGCGGCGACGCTGTGAATTTCTGA
- a CDS encoding 3-hydroxyacyl-CoA dehydrogenase, translating into MPAPVACIGAGLIGRAWSIVFARAGHEVRLWDESAEAPHAARAFAAEMLPELGRLGLIDCDPEEALARIRPVATLEEALDGVEHVQESTFEEIGVKRAIFARLDAIAGPETVLASSSSALLPSVISEGLAGRHRVMVNHPINPAYLVPAAELVPAPWTDPALMDRTATMLRAAGMRPIVMKKEIDGFIMNRMQGALLHEAFRLVEGGFASAEDVDIGLSEGLALRWSFIGPFETIDLNAPDGVRQYVERYAGIYDGLSEQPPADWRGAVLDRIEAERRAALPATDIADRQAWRDRRLMALAAHKRRAANEIGD; encoded by the coding sequence ATGCCCGCCCCTGTCGCCTGCATCGGCGCCGGCCTGATCGGCCGCGCCTGGTCCATCGTCTTCGCCCGCGCCGGCCACGAGGTGCGGCTCTGGGACGAGAGCGCCGAAGCGCCGCATGCCGCGCGCGCCTTTGCCGCCGAGATGCTGCCCGAACTGGGGCGGCTCGGCCTCATCGATTGTGACCCCGAGGAGGCGCTTGCGCGCATCCGCCCCGTCGCCACGCTCGAAGAAGCGCTGGACGGCGTGGAGCACGTGCAGGAAAGCACGTTCGAGGAGATCGGCGTGAAGCGCGCGATCTTCGCGCGGCTCGATGCGATCGCGGGTCCGGAAACGGTTCTGGCCTCGTCTTCCTCCGCTTTGCTACCCTCGGTGATCTCCGAGGGGCTTGCGGGACGTCACCGTGTGATGGTGAACCACCCGATCAACCCCGCCTACCTGGTCCCGGCGGCGGAACTGGTGCCCGCGCCCTGGACCGATCCCGCGCTGATGGACCGCACCGCGACCATGCTGCGCGCCGCGGGGATGCGACCCATTGTCATGAAAAAGGAGATCGACGGCTTCATCATGAACCGGATGCAGGGGGCTCTGCTCCACGAGGCCTTCCGGCTGGTCGAGGGCGGCTTTGCCAGCGCCGAGGACGTGGATATCGGCCTCAGCGAGGGGCTTGCGCTGCGCTGGTCCTTCATCGGGCCGTTCGAAACGATCGATCTCAACGCCCCCGACGGCGTGCGGCAATATGTCGAACGCTATGCGGGCATCTATGACGGCCTTTCCGAGCAGCCCCCCGCCGACTGGCGCGGCGCGGTGCTGGACCGCATCGAGGCGGAGCGCCGCGCCGCCCTGCCGGCAACAGACATCGCCGACCGGCAAGCCTGGCGCGACCGGCGACTCATGGCGCTTGCCGCCCACAAGCGGCGCGCCGCAAACGAAATCGGAGACTGA
- a CDS encoding SDR family oxidoreductase, with translation MNDTPRMILPGLAGMRVAVTAGAGGIGLCIARELARQGARLAICDVDPAALETAAAELDAEVAMLADVSDEAEVAAFFKSIGTGMGGLDALVNNAGIAGPTGGVDAISPADWRRCIDICLTGQFLCTHHAVPMLRAAGGGAIVNISSSAGKFGYAFRTPYASAKWGVVGFTQSLAKELGPDNIRANAILPGIIAGPRIEKVIAARAEQTGLSHEAMTERYLANVSLRRMTPPEDVADMAAFLIADTGRNLSGQSFPVDGNVETL, from the coding sequence ATGAACGACACCCCCCGTATGATTTTGCCTGGCCTTGCGGGCATGCGCGTCGCGGTCACCGCCGGCGCAGGCGGCATCGGCCTTTGCATCGCGCGCGAACTGGCCCGACAGGGCGCCCGCCTGGCGATCTGCGACGTGGATCCCGCCGCGCTTGAAACCGCCGCCGCCGAACTTGACGCCGAGGTCGCGATGCTGGCCGACGTCTCGGACGAGGCCGAGGTCGCGGCATTCTTCAAGTCCATCGGGACCGGCATGGGCGGGCTCGACGCGCTGGTCAACAACGCCGGCATCGCCGGCCCGACCGGCGGCGTCGACGCGATATCGCCTGCCGACTGGCGACGCTGCATCGATATCTGCCTGACCGGCCAGTTCCTCTGCACCCATCATGCCGTGCCGATGCTGCGTGCGGCCGGCGGCGGGGCCATCGTCAACATCTCGTCGTCTGCGGGCAAGTTCGGTTATGCCTTCCGCACCCCCTACGCCTCGGCCAAGTGGGGCGTTGTCGGCTTCACCCAGAGCCTTGCCAAGGAGCTGGGGCCGGACAATATCCGCGCCAATGCCATCCTGCCGGGCATCATCGCCGGACCACGCATCGAAAAGGTGATCGCCGCCCGCGCGGAGCAGACCGGCCTCAGTCACGAGGCAATGACCGAGCGCTACCTGGCCAACGTCTCGCTGCGGCGCATGACCCCGCCGGAGGATGTCGCCGACATGGCCGCCTTCCTGATCGCCGATACCGGACGCAACCTGTCGGGGCAGAGCTTCCCCGTCGACGGCAACGTGGAGACGCTCTAA
- a CDS encoding ABC transporter permease, which translates to MIDQPLTSAPPAGLLPGLRSLKRAQAVIVAALVFAGLMLLNSLLSPYPLSYFDISFLSSGGATTAIAAAGQTLVIISGGFDLSAGAVVSLVNAVLATSMDPSNMEASVPLWTAIGIAIGTSVGAVNGFFVAVMRLQPIVVTLAVMFIVQGLTLLVMATPGGFVAPSLATVYLGDTLPGLLPAPLTLLGVLVLLWLWLKRTAFGVALFAVGSDIEASRATGLRTRTVTFVTYMLAGGLYGLAGVFVSAQTGSGDPLVGNALLLPTFAAVVIGGTRLGGGKGGIPGTILGAYILMIVVNLLLSLNVSAYYATIAESAVLLVAVLAGSLTKDSPLSQRLRELKDAFAARRKGWLVSQRPKADRRLVFTQPSGTAPKLNFTQRYGATLRHALPAWICLVLVLIATQLVLGGVFTGWRYWDSLLVLSSFLAILALGQGAVILTGGLDLSLPWCIALSGVLMTGLVGGQDAGLLVALPVVFAVAAMIGLANGLGVVALGLSPIVVTLAMNGILQGAALIWSGGTPAGFAPPALRWLMTGKILGVTPVILFMVAFAAAAILLLGRTVFGRQVYAVGNSALAARLSGVRSGRVIVSVYILSALCAALVGVLLAGFSGQASLGMGDDYLLPSIAVVVVGGALITGGRGHYAGMLGGALLLTAMQMLLAGTALPFAFRSVFFGLVILMAVIALRE; encoded by the coding sequence ATGATCGATCAGCCCCTTACGTCTGCCCCGCCCGCTGGCTTGTTGCCAGGCCTGCGCAGCCTGAAACGCGCCCAGGCGGTGATCGTCGCCGCTCTGGTGTTTGCCGGGCTGATGCTGCTGAACAGCCTTCTCAGCCCGTATCCGCTGAGCTATTTCGACATTTCCTTCCTTTCCAGCGGCGGAGCCACCACGGCTATCGCCGCAGCCGGCCAGACGCTGGTGATCATCTCCGGCGGGTTCGACCTGTCGGCAGGAGCCGTGGTGTCGTTGGTCAATGCGGTGCTTGCAACCTCGATGGACCCGTCGAACATGGAGGCCTCCGTGCCGCTCTGGACTGCCATCGGCATCGCCATCGGCACGAGCGTCGGCGCGGTCAACGGCTTTTTCGTCGCGGTGATGCGGCTTCAGCCCATTGTTGTAACGCTCGCTGTGATGTTCATCGTCCAGGGGCTGACCCTGCTGGTCATGGCGACGCCCGGCGGCTTCGTCGCGCCGTCGCTGGCAACGGTCTATCTCGGCGACACGCTGCCAGGCCTGTTGCCCGCACCGCTGACCCTGCTGGGTGTGCTGGTGCTGCTGTGGCTCTGGCTCAAGCGCACGGCGTTCGGCGTGGCGCTCTTCGCTGTGGGCAGTGATATCGAGGCGTCACGTGCAACCGGGCTCAGAACCCGCACCGTCACCTTCGTCACCTACATGCTAGCCGGCGGGCTCTACGGGCTGGCCGGAGTCTTCGTCAGTGCCCAGACCGGCAGCGGTGATCCGCTGGTGGGCAACGCGTTGCTGCTGCCGACCTTCGCCGCCGTCGTCATCGGCGGAACCCGGCTCGGCGGCGGCAAGGGCGGCATTCCAGGTACGATCCTCGGGGCCTATATCCTGATGATCGTGGTCAATCTTCTGCTGTCGCTCAACGTCTCGGCCTATTACGCAACCATCGCCGAAAGCGCCGTGTTGCTGGTTGCCGTGCTGGCGGGTTCGCTCACCAAGGACAGCCCGCTATCGCAGCGCCTGCGCGAACTAAAGGACGCGTTCGCCGCCCGCCGCAAGGGCTGGCTGGTATCGCAGCGTCCGAAGGCGGACCGCAGGCTTGTCTTCACCCAGCCTTCCGGAACCGCGCCGAAATTGAATTTCACGCAGCGTTATGGCGCAACGCTGCGCCACGCGCTTCCTGCCTGGATTTGCCTCGTACTGGTGCTGATCGCGACGCAGCTCGTGCTTGGAGGTGTGTTTACCGGATGGCGCTACTGGGATTCGCTGCTCGTGCTCTCAAGCTTCCTCGCCATCCTGGCGCTGGGCCAGGGTGCTGTGATCCTGACCGGCGGGCTCGATCTTTCGCTGCCATGGTGCATCGCGCTGTCGGGCGTGTTGATGACGGGGCTTGTCGGAGGCCAGGACGCCGGCCTTCTGGTGGCCCTGCCGGTGGTGTTCGCCGTGGCGGCGATGATCGGACTGGCAAACGGTCTCGGCGTGGTCGCTCTGGGGCTCTCGCCGATCGTGGTCACGCTGGCGATGAACGGCATCCTGCAGGGCGCGGCGCTGATCTGGTCCGGCGGCACGCCGGCGGGTTTTGCCCCGCCCGCGCTGCGCTGGCTCATGACCGGGAAGATCCTTGGCGTGACCCCGGTTATCCTGTTTATGGTCGCCTTTGCCGCCGCAGCGATCCTTCTGCTGGGACGCACCGTCTTCGGTCGCCAGGTTTATGCCGTCGGCAACAGCGCGCTCGCCGCGCGTCTGTCGGGCGTGCGAAGCGGGCGGGTTATCGTCTCGGTCTACATACTGTCGGCGCTCTGCGCCGCGCTGGTTGGCGTACTGCTGGCCGGGTTTTCCGGACAGGCAAGCCTCGGCATGGGCGACGACTATCTGCTGCCCTCGATCGCCGTGGTGGTGGTTGGCGGCGCACTGATCACCGGCGGGCGCGGGCATTACGCCGGCATGCTGGGTGGCGCTCTGCTGCTCACCGCGATGCAGATGCTGCTCGCGGGCACCGCACTGCCCTTTGCCTTCCGGTCCGTATTCTTCGGCCTTGTCATCCTGATGGCCGTTATCGCCCTGCGCGAATGA
- a CDS encoding sugar ABC transporter ATP-binding protein, with amino-acid sequence MSSAPAVAVSGLTKAYGPTVANDQVEFSVARGRVHALLGENGAGKSTTMKLLSGLVRPDAGSICIDGREVALRSPRDAHAAGIQTAFQELTLVPDLTVLDNMLLPRAPWTPLGTLNRGRTRRALSAHFYALDLSVDLDALAGELSLAVRQKIEIARALYRKPQILLLDEPTSALSGSDVDWLGRIIADAAVQGITVLFISHRMPEVRAFCDTLTILRNGRSVHSARVADVTDAEVVEMIIGRSVENAFPPPRPPRDRHDETPVLATRGLSAGPKLHGVDIALHRGEILGIAGLQGMGQEALFSALFGQEHLHAGHVELDGAPLHLRSPADALHPSVAIGLVPEERKTQGLFLKLPGRQNASLPVLDRFRRGPLLDDAAEARAAAGAFAAVEVDARAHYLPAGAFSGGNQQKIVLAKWLVAQSRILLLFDPTRGIDVGTKEQLYALLRAYSDAGGSVLLHSTEIPELVHLCDRVGVLYEGRVRCWLEGDALSEKTIMAATLGGSDPLHVSTPRDRQEVPA; translated from the coding sequence ATGTCATCCGCACCCGCTGTCGCGGTCTCCGGCCTGACCAAGGCCTACGGGCCGACCGTGGCCAATGACCAAGTCGAATTTTCCGTTGCCCGGGGCCGCGTCCACGCGTTGCTGGGCGAGAACGGCGCAGGCAAGTCGACCACGATGAAGCTGCTGTCGGGTCTCGTGCGGCCCGACGCCGGCAGCATCTGTATCGACGGACGGGAAGTCGCGTTGCGCTCGCCGCGCGACGCCCATGCGGCGGGCATCCAGACCGCCTTCCAGGAACTGACCCTGGTGCCGGACCTGACGGTGCTCGACAACATGCTTCTGCCGCGCGCGCCGTGGACGCCGCTCGGCACGCTGAACCGCGGTCGCACCCGCCGCGCCCTATCCGCCCATTTCTACGCACTCGACCTTTCCGTCGACCTCGATGCGCTGGCCGGCGAGCTGAGCCTCGCGGTCCGCCAGAAGATCGAGATAGCACGGGCACTCTATCGCAAGCCGCAGATACTGCTGCTGGACGAGCCGACCTCTGCCTTGTCGGGCAGCGATGTTGACTGGCTCGGGCGCATCATCGCCGATGCGGCGGTACAGGGTATAACGGTGCTGTTCATCTCTCACCGCATGCCCGAGGTGCGCGCCTTTTGCGACACGCTTACAATCCTGCGCAACGGACGCTCTGTCCATTCTGCGAGGGTAGCCGATGTCACCGACGCCGAGGTGGTCGAGATGATCATCGGACGTTCTGTGGAAAATGCGTTTCCTCCGCCGCGCCCGCCGCGCGACAGGCATGACGAAACGCCGGTGCTGGCGACACGCGGCCTGTCCGCCGGGCCGAAATTGCACGGGGTCGACATCGCGCTACACAGGGGCGAGATCCTCGGCATTGCTGGTTTGCAGGGCATGGGGCAGGAGGCGCTGTTCTCGGCTCTGTTCGGGCAGGAACACTTGCATGCGGGCCATGTCGAACTCGACGGCGCGCCGCTGCATTTGCGCTCGCCCGCCGACGCGCTGCATCCGTCCGTCGCCATCGGCCTCGTACCTGAGGAACGCAAGACGCAGGGACTGTTTCTCAAGCTGCCGGGACGGCAGAACGCCAGCCTGCCGGTGCTGGACCGTTTCCGTCGCGGCCCGCTGCTGGATGATGCCGCCGAAGCGCGCGCCGCCGCCGGGGCCTTTGCCGCAGTCGAAGTCGACGCGCGCGCGCACTACCTGCCCGCAGGCGCGTTTTCGGGTGGCAACCAGCAGAAGATCGTATTGGCGAAGTGGCTGGTCGCACAAAGCCGCATACTGTTGCTTTTCGATCCGACGCGCGGCATCGATGTGGGCACAAAGGAACAGCTCTACGCCCTGCTGCGCGCCTATTCCGACGCCGGCGGTTCTGTGCTGCTGCACTCGACCGAAATTCCCGAACTGGTTCATCTCTGCGACCGCGTCGGGGTGCTTTACGAGGGCCGCGTGCGCTGCTGGCTTGAAGGCGACGCCCTGTCCGAGAAAACAATCATGGCAGCGACGCTTGGGGGAAGCGATCCGCTCCACGTCTCGACGCCCCGCGACCGGCAGGAGGTTCCCGCATGA